From a single Ferroacidibacillus organovorans genomic region:
- a CDS encoding ParA family protein, translating into MLLLLEHDRVKQKAAMAAAKRAGLSLTAIDEEDALRRVDMPSVELLLLGRDWPGDLLTKLREQGLHAPAIYVSTSLADEAVDMAKTLGCVDVVAYPLEMEYLRRWIPPATKVEPNTSPAESHSPLEAILARRRAPDGRPRNLDPLHDTAQDDPDAPLRGRVIVVHSARGGVGKSTVTALMARILAKQGVSVGVIDLDPKGNLQAIHHRQAALTTDDFTRLPAQMDDTTLRESLVSIDGWHLLPSGRMRDGLDPLMLRRLVHPFARAFDVVLIDTSPSSAITYAALDLADRVVFVMTPEWMAFKRFVEEYELVRHLKSPERVVVTVNRIRKHVTEHRRALRLLDEAGVRSVVVHMPEDQRLYRALMSAGPLTGSRPVQDATQHVIEALRLVPERLPVRRSRRWRKAVATR; encoded by the coding sequence ATGTTGTTGCTGCTCGAGCATGATCGGGTGAAACAAAAGGCGGCGATGGCAGCTGCCAAACGTGCGGGCCTGAGCTTGACCGCGATCGATGAGGAGGATGCGCTGCGTCGGGTGGACATGCCCTCCGTCGAATTACTGCTTCTCGGCCGGGATTGGCCGGGGGACCTGCTGACCAAGTTGCGGGAACAAGGACTCCATGCTCCGGCAATTTATGTGTCCACATCTTTGGCGGACGAGGCGGTTGACATGGCAAAGACGCTAGGTTGCGTGGATGTCGTCGCGTATCCGCTTGAGATGGAATACCTTCGCCGTTGGATCCCACCCGCGACCAAGGTTGAGCCGAACACTTCACCTGCCGAGTCCCACTCGCCGCTGGAAGCGATCTTGGCGCGACGACGAGCGCCGGATGGGCGACCAAGAAACTTGGATCCGCTCCATGACACTGCACAGGATGACCCGGACGCGCCGCTGCGCGGACGGGTCATCGTCGTTCACAGCGCCCGTGGAGGTGTGGGCAAGTCGACCGTGACGGCACTCATGGCACGCATTCTTGCGAAGCAAGGGGTCTCGGTCGGCGTGATCGATCTCGATCCGAAAGGGAACCTGCAGGCGATCCACCACCGACAGGCGGCGCTGACGACGGATGATTTCACTCGCCTCCCCGCTCAGATGGACGATACCACCCTGCGGGAGTCGCTGGTATCGATTGACGGTTGGCATCTGCTCCCGAGTGGCCGCATGCGCGACGGCCTGGACCCATTGATGCTGCGCCGACTGGTTCATCCGTTTGCGCGGGCGTTCGATGTCGTCCTCATCGACACCAGCCCGTCTTCAGCCATCACGTATGCCGCGCTGGATTTAGCCGATCGAGTGGTGTTCGTGATGACGCCCGAGTGGATGGCGTTCAAGCGGTTTGTGGAGGAATACGAACTGGTCCGGCACTTGAAATCGCCGGAACGTGTGGTGGTCACCGTGAACCGCATTCGCAAACACGTGACGGAACATCGCCGTGCCTTGCGCCTGCTCGATGAAGCAGGCGTTCGGTCGGTGGTGGTACACATGCCAGAAGACCAGCGGCTGTACCGTGCGCTCATGAGTGCCGGGCCGCTCACTGGCAGTCGTCCGGTGCAGGATGCGACCCAGCACGTGATCGAAGCGCTGCGGCTGGTGCCAGAGCGGTTGCCTGTGCGCCGCAGTCGCCGCTGGAGAAAGGCGGTGGCGACCCGATGA